A single window of Usitatibacter rugosus DNA harbors:
- a CDS encoding alpha/beta fold hydrolase, which yields MKHPPLAPGHIDAPHLEAALGDLRLECGDLIRGYRQSYVTHGSPGAKDKILACISLTGTHHRLDFLIGPGRALDPEKAFIVVADPIGNGMSTSPSNSAAQPGMRFPRFTLRDMIQAQYRLLTEHLGISHVRAIVGASMGGMQALQWGVSHPGFADRLVAMTPMAKTSPWAAMVTEAARSALMADPAWNGQSFTAVPERGWRAWAAMKTALLMRSPAALEEHLKDAAHAHRWFEDVLGQIRSNAFDAHDYLYQSRAYDAHDVGTTPGFGGNTAQALGSIRARTLLLAPPLDLFNPSHAAVEAAKAISGGTFVEIPSIQGHQAATSNRPEDAAFLNRVIAEFLAA from the coding sequence GGCCGCGCTGGGCGACCTGCGGCTGGAATGCGGAGATCTCATCCGCGGATACCGGCAGTCGTACGTGACCCACGGCAGCCCCGGGGCGAAGGACAAGATCCTCGCCTGCATCTCGCTCACCGGCACGCACCACCGCCTGGATTTCCTCATCGGACCGGGCCGCGCGCTCGATCCGGAGAAGGCGTTCATCGTCGTCGCCGATCCGATCGGCAACGGCATGTCGACCTCGCCTTCCAACAGCGCCGCGCAGCCCGGCATGCGCTTCCCGCGCTTCACGCTGCGCGACATGATCCAGGCGCAGTACCGGCTGCTCACGGAGCATCTCGGCATCTCGCACGTGCGCGCGATCGTCGGCGCCTCGATGGGCGGCATGCAGGCGCTGCAGTGGGGCGTGAGCCACCCGGGGTTCGCCGACCGGCTGGTCGCGATGACGCCGATGGCGAAGACCTCGCCATGGGCCGCGATGGTGACGGAAGCGGCGCGCAGCGCTCTGATGGCCGATCCCGCGTGGAACGGCCAGTCGTTCACGGCGGTGCCGGAGCGTGGATGGCGGGCGTGGGCGGCGATGAAGACGGCGCTGCTGATGCGCTCGCCCGCGGCGCTCGAGGAACATCTCAAGGACGCAGCCCACGCGCACCGCTGGTTCGAAGACGTGCTGGGGCAGATCCGCTCCAACGCCTTCGACGCGCACGACTATCTCTACCAGTCGCGCGCCTACGACGCGCACGACGTCGGCACCACGCCCGGCTTCGGCGGCAACACGGCGCAGGCGCTCGGCTCCATCCGCGCGCGCACGCTGCTGCTCGCCCCGCCGCTGGATCTCTTCAATCCCTCTCACGCGGCGGTGGAGGCCGCGAAGGCGATCTCCGGCGGCACCTTCGTGGAGATCCCGTCGATCCAGGGCCACCAGGCCGCGACCAGCAACCGGCCGGAAGATGCGGCCTTCCTGAATCGCGTCATCGCCGAGTTCCTCGCGGCGTGA
- a CDS encoding tartrate dehydrogenase has translation MRTHKIAVIPGDGIGTEVLAAGLEALEALASHTGSFKLVTEHFPWSSDYYLKHGHYIPEGGLAKLKTFDAIFFGAVGSQQVPDHVSLWGLRLPICQGFDQYANVRPARVLPGVKSPLVNGKEIDWVVIRENSEGEYAGMGGRSHRGLPIEVGTEVAVFTRTGVERIHRFAFELARKRPRKHLTLVTKSNAQRFGMVLWDEVFFEVAKDYPDVKTDRELVDAMTTRMVLKPASIDVMVATNLHADILSDLAAALSGSLGIAPTANLNPERTFPSMFEPIHGSAFDITGKGIANPTATFWTAAMMLEHLGEESAAKTLMAAIEKATASGVHTPDLGGKARTADVTQAVCDAIRATAAKPVAA, from the coding sequence ATGAGAACGCACAAGATCGCCGTCATCCCGGGCGATGGCATCGGCACTGAGGTCCTCGCCGCCGGCCTCGAAGCCCTGGAAGCCCTTGCCTCGCATACGGGTTCCTTCAAGCTCGTGACGGAACATTTCCCGTGGAGCTCGGACTACTACCTGAAGCACGGCCACTACATTCCCGAAGGCGGCCTCGCGAAGCTGAAGACCTTCGACGCCATCTTCTTCGGCGCGGTGGGCTCGCAACAGGTGCCCGACCACGTGTCGCTGTGGGGCCTGCGCCTTCCGATCTGCCAGGGGTTCGACCAGTACGCCAACGTCCGGCCGGCTCGCGTGCTGCCCGGCGTGAAGAGCCCGCTCGTGAACGGCAAGGAGATCGACTGGGTCGTCATTCGCGAGAACTCCGAAGGCGAGTACGCCGGCATGGGCGGGCGTTCGCATCGCGGGCTGCCGATCGAGGTCGGGACCGAAGTCGCCGTGTTCACGAGGACGGGGGTCGAGCGCATCCATCGCTTCGCCTTCGAGCTGGCCCGCAAGCGTCCGCGCAAGCACCTCACGCTCGTCACCAAGTCCAACGCGCAGCGCTTCGGCATGGTGCTGTGGGACGAGGTGTTCTTCGAGGTGGCGAAGGACTATCCGGACGTGAAGACCGACCGCGAGCTGGTCGATGCGATGACCACGCGCATGGTGCTGAAGCCCGCATCCATCGACGTGATGGTCGCCACCAACCTGCACGCCGACATTCTCTCCGACCTCGCGGCTGCGCTCTCGGGCAGCCTGGGGATCGCGCCGACGGCGAACCTGAATCCCGAGCGCACCTTCCCGTCGATGTTCGAGCCGATCCACGGTTCCGCATTCGACATCACCGGCAAGGGCATCGCCAATCCGACGGCCACGTTCTGGACCGCGGCGATGATGCTGGAGCATCTCGGTGAAGAGAGCGCCGCGAAGACGCTGATGGCCGCGATCGAGAAGGCGACGGCGAGCGGCGTGCACACGCCGGATCTCGGCGGCAAGGCGCGCACGGCGGATGTCACCCAGGCCGTGTGCGACGCGATTCGCGCCACCGCCGCCAAGCCCGTCGCCGCGTGA
- a CDS encoding ABC transporter ATP-binding protein, translating to MSEAILRISGLEKRYASGLHALKEVNLEIRQGEIFALLGPNGAGKTTLISIVCGIVSPSAGTVTVDGHDVVRDYRASRSLIGLVPQELHTDMFETVWATINFSRGLFGKAPDAAHLEKVLRDLSLWEKRNDKIMTLSGGMKRRVLIAKALAHEPRILFLDEPTAGVDVELRRDMWALVRRLRDSGVTVVLTTHYIEEAEEMADRIGVIANGALAIVEEKAKLMRELGRKQLTVHLQTPLQSLPEALAPWTLALKADGRDLEYTFDGHQEKSGIPELLKKLAELGLEYNDLQTRQSTLEDIFVGIVHRKP from the coding sequence GTGAGCGAAGCCATCCTCAGGATCTCCGGGCTGGAGAAGCGCTACGCCTCGGGGCTGCACGCCCTGAAGGAAGTGAACCTCGAGATCCGCCAGGGTGAGATCTTCGCGCTGCTGGGTCCGAACGGCGCCGGCAAGACCACGCTCATCAGCATCGTGTGCGGCATCGTCTCGCCCTCGGCGGGGACCGTCACGGTCGACGGGCACGATGTCGTGCGCGACTACCGGGCGTCGCGCTCGTTGATCGGCCTCGTGCCCCAGGAGCTGCACACGGACATGTTCGAGACCGTGTGGGCCACCATCAACTTCAGCCGCGGCCTCTTCGGCAAGGCTCCCGACGCAGCGCACCTGGAGAAGGTGTTGCGCGATCTTTCGCTGTGGGAGAAGCGCAACGACAAGATCATGACGCTCTCCGGCGGCATGAAGCGCCGCGTGCTGATCGCCAAGGCGCTGGCGCATGAGCCGCGCATCCTCTTCCTCGACGAGCCGACGGCCGGCGTGGACGTGGAGCTGCGCCGCGACATGTGGGCGCTGGTGCGGCGGCTGCGCGATTCGGGCGTCACGGTCGTGCTCACCACGCACTACATCGAGGAAGCCGAGGAGATGGCCGACCGCATCGGCGTCATCGCCAACGGCGCGCTCGCGATCGTGGAGGAGAAGGCGAAGCTGATGCGCGAGCTGGGCCGGAAGCAACTCACCGTGCATCTCCAGACGCCGCTGCAGAGCCTGCCCGAAGCGTTGGCGCCGTGGACCCTCGCGTTGAAGGCGGACGGCCGCGATCTCGAATACACCTTCGACGGCCACCAGGAGAAGAGCGGCATCCCCGAGCTGCTGAAGAAGCTCGCCGAGCTGGGCCTCGAGTACAACGACCTGCAGACGCGCCAGAGCACCCTCGAGGACATCTTCGTGGGCATCGTGCACAGGAAGCCATGA
- the tal gene encoding transaldolase gives MTRLWLDNITRALLRSGTLAGYIERLSVTGLTSNPTILERAIDAGGDYDASIRVLVEAGFSGEALLFELALEDLSEAADLFRPAFDASGGDDGWVSLEVSPRIAGDAAQTAAEAIRLHAQAGKHNLFMKIPGTAEGVRAVEEVIFRGVPVNVTLLFTPEHYLAAALAYLRGLERRLAAGLDPEVESVASVFVSRWDAAVKDSVAPELHNRLGITVAKAIYQEHVALLASERWRKLAAAGARPQRLLWASLGTKDPAAPDTLYVDALATHDTICTLPEQTLQAFADHGEAIGTLPKEDSDARAVRELHRLEGVDVTELGTRLQRDGLAAFAASWEKLLSSVEGKREARASA, from the coding sequence ATGACGCGACTCTGGCTGGACAACATCACCCGCGCGCTGCTGCGCAGCGGCACTCTCGCCGGCTACATCGAGCGCCTGTCGGTGACCGGGCTCACCTCGAACCCCACGATCCTCGAGCGGGCGATCGACGCGGGCGGGGACTACGACGCGAGCATCCGCGTGCTCGTCGAGGCGGGCTTCTCGGGTGAGGCGTTGCTGTTCGAGCTCGCGCTGGAAGATCTCTCGGAAGCGGCCGATCTCTTCAGGCCCGCGTTCGACGCGAGCGGGGGCGACGACGGCTGGGTTTCCCTCGAAGTCTCGCCGCGGATTGCCGGCGATGCCGCGCAAACCGCCGCGGAGGCCATCCGCCTGCACGCGCAGGCCGGCAAGCACAACCTCTTCATGAAGATCCCCGGAACGGCCGAGGGCGTTCGCGCGGTCGAGGAGGTGATCTTTCGCGGCGTCCCGGTGAACGTGACGCTCCTCTTCACGCCGGAACACTATCTCGCGGCGGCCCTGGCGTACCTGCGCGGCCTCGAGCGGCGCCTGGCGGCAGGCCTCGATCCGGAAGTCGAGTCGGTCGCCTCGGTCTTCGTGAGCCGCTGGGATGCGGCGGTGAAGGACAGCGTCGCTCCCGAGCTGCACAACCGCCTCGGCATCACCGTCGCGAAGGCGATCTACCAGGAGCACGTCGCGCTGCTGGCCTCGGAACGGTGGCGCAAGCTTGCCGCGGCGGGCGCGCGGCCGCAGCGGCTGCTCTGGGCCAGCCTGGGCACGAAGGATCCCGCCGCGCCCGATACGCTGTACGTCGACGCGCTCGCGACCCACGACACGATCTGCACGCTGCCCGAGCAGACGCTGCAAGCCTTCGCGGACCACGGAGAGGCGATCGGCACGCTGCCGAAGGAAGACTCGGACGCCCGGGCGGTGCGGGAGCTGCACCGGCTGGAGGGTGTCGACGTCACGGAGCTAGGCACCCGATTGCAGCGCGACGGCCTCGCCGCCTTTGCGGCCTCGTGGGAGAAGCTGCTCTCGAGCGTGGAAGGGAAGCGCGAGGCCCGGGCGTCAGCCTGA
- a CDS encoding ABC transporter permease yields the protein MNYHAVSAIYRFELARFGRTLWTSLATPVITTSLYFVVFGAAIGSRMGGLGDVPYGAFIVPGLIMLAIFTESLNNASFGIYLPKFTGTIYELLSAPVSPFEIVLAYVGAATTKSVILGLVILATANFFVPIRVDHPVWMVAFLVLVAATFCLFGFILGIWAKSFEQLSFMPLLVITPLTFLGGAFYSIDMLPPAWRTFSLFNPVVYLINGFRWTFYGMSDVPVAASFAATMGFFVACLVVVAWIFRTGYRLKN from the coding sequence ATGAACTACCACGCCGTTTCCGCCATCTACCGCTTCGAGCTCGCGCGCTTCGGCCGCACGCTGTGGACCAGCCTCGCCACGCCCGTGATCACCACGTCGCTCTACTTCGTGGTGTTCGGAGCGGCCATCGGCTCGCGCATGGGCGGCCTGGGCGATGTCCCGTACGGTGCCTTCATCGTGCCCGGGCTCATCATGCTGGCGATCTTCACCGAGAGCCTGAACAACGCGTCCTTCGGGATCTACTTGCCGAAGTTCACGGGGACGATCTACGAGCTGCTTTCCGCGCCGGTGAGCCCGTTCGAGATCGTGCTGGCCTACGTAGGCGCGGCGACCACCAAGTCGGTGATCCTGGGGCTGGTGATCCTCGCCACGGCGAACTTCTTCGTGCCGATCCGCGTGGACCATCCGGTCTGGATGGTGGCGTTCCTCGTGCTCGTGGCGGCGACGTTTTGCCTCTTCGGCTTCATCCTCGGCATCTGGGCCAAGAGCTTCGAGCAGCTCTCGTTCATGCCGCTGCTGGTGATCACGCCCCTCACGTTCCTCGGCGGCGCGTTCTACTCGATCGACATGCTGCCGCCCGCTTGGCGCACCTTCAGCCTCTTCAACCCGGTGGTTTACCTCATCAACGGCTTCCGCTGGACCTTCTACGGGATGTCGGACGTTCCGGTGGCCGCGAGCTTTGCCGCGACGATGGGCTTCTTCGTCGCCTGCCTGGTCGTGGTCGCCTGGATCTTCCGCACGGGGTACCGCCTGAAGAACTGA
- a CDS encoding CynX/NimT family MFS transporter encodes MSAPVAVGAPAPRSLAASLLLLWIAGLCLRLTVLCVPPVIPLIRESFPLSQANVAALTSLPVLLFCIAAIPGSLMISRWGAGRVLVAGILVAGLASASRAWSPDLAMLLGATFVMGIGIAVMQPAFPAIVREWVPGNVALGTAVYSNALLVGEALAASLTIPVVVPLAGGWRGSLVAWSGLVIVLGVVLVFAVRGAGTGRAAGVANPRWWPDWRDRTTWRLGLIAGFASTLYFGTNAFLPDLLRWHGRPELLGPALSALNWLQLPASFIMLAFAKRLAGRRAPFIATALLSFASIPALFLLGGVGVVVFSGVIGFVTAWLLVLTLALPPLTVKPEDVPRVSAAMFAIGYFCAVALPIVGGLLWDVTGLPWTAFALIAVYALLAAWLAVGLKR; translated from the coding sequence GTGAGTGCACCTGTCGCCGTGGGCGCGCCCGCTCCCCGATCGCTCGCGGCCTCGTTGCTCCTCTTGTGGATCGCAGGCCTGTGCCTGCGGCTCACGGTGCTGTGCGTGCCGCCGGTGATCCCGCTGATCCGCGAAAGCTTCCCGCTGTCGCAAGCCAATGTCGCGGCGCTCACGAGCCTGCCGGTGCTGCTCTTCTGCATCGCGGCGATTCCCGGCTCGCTGATGATCTCGCGCTGGGGCGCGGGGCGCGTGCTGGTCGCCGGAATTCTCGTCGCGGGATTGGCGTCCGCTTCGCGCGCGTGGAGCCCGGACCTCGCGATGCTCCTCGGCGCGACCTTCGTGATGGGCATCGGCATCGCGGTGATGCAGCCGGCGTTTCCCGCGATCGTGCGCGAGTGGGTGCCGGGCAACGTCGCGCTCGGCACCGCGGTCTACTCGAACGCGCTGCTCGTGGGCGAGGCGCTCGCGGCTTCGCTCACCATCCCCGTCGTCGTGCCGCTGGCCGGCGGATGGCGCGGGAGCCTGGTCGCCTGGTCGGGCCTCGTGATCGTGCTGGGCGTGGTGCTCGTCTTCGCCGTGCGAGGAGCGGGCACGGGCCGCGCCGCCGGTGTTGCAAACCCTCGCTGGTGGCCCGACTGGCGCGACCGCACGACGTGGCGGCTGGGGCTCATCGCGGGCTTCGCCTCGACGCTCTACTTCGGCACCAACGCGTTCCTGCCCGATCTCCTGCGCTGGCACGGCCGGCCCGAGCTCCTCGGCCCCGCACTCTCGGCGCTCAATTGGCTGCAGCTTCCGGCGTCGTTCATCATGCTCGCCTTCGCGAAGCGCCTCGCCGGGCGGCGTGCACCTTTCATCGCGACGGCCCTCCTGTCTTTCGCGTCGATTCCCGCGCTCTTCCTCCTGGGCGGCGTCGGCGTGGTCGTGTTCTCGGGCGTGATCGGGTTCGTGACGGCGTGGCTGCTGGTGCTCACGCTGGCGCTGCCGCCGCTCACCGTGAAGCCGGAGGATGTGCCTCGGGTTTCGGCGGCGATGTTCGCGATCGGATATTTCTGCGCAGTGGCCCTGCCGATCGTGGGGGGATTGCTTTGGGATGTCACCGGATTGCCGTGGACGGCGTTTGCGCTTATTGCGGTTTATGCGCTGCTGGCGGCCTGGTTGGCCGTTGGCTTAAAGCGTTAA